The genomic region AAATTGCCCAGGATACCGGCCAGCCCATCGAACAGATTGCTACGGCTGAAGTGGCCGAATGGGTGCGGCAAGATCGTACCAGCCAGGCAGGTCTGGAGATCGATGCTGGCTTTATTCGGTTTTTCACCCAGCTTGTGCTGTCATCGCTGAAACCCCTACGGCAGCTTGCAGAGCAGGAACAGGTGGCGATCGCTGAGCTGCAGCCAGAGCAAATCATAGCTTGGTTTGAGCAGGTGGCTAAGCAACGGATTGAGCAGGAGTCTCGGTAGTATGGTGCTTGATCCTACGTCGGATTCTTTCAATCCCTGGCATCTTAAACCTTGGTGGTGTCAGCCTTGGTCAATTGTGCTCACCGGCACGGGGCTGATTGGCGGCAGTTGGCTGCTGTTCCATCGCGTTTGGCTGACGGGCTTGGTCGCCATTCCCCTCGGGGTCTGGATGGGCTTTTTTGTGCTGGTTTGGCCAAGGTTGATGCGTCAATACGTAGCAGAATCTGCTGCTCAAGCCGATCTTGGCACGACCCAGTCCCCAGATTAGGCTAAACCTGCCACCTGCTCCACATCCCCCCGGCGATACATGCGGGTCTGCGATCGCCCTCGTTGCACTAGACGATGGCTGACGCCAGCCTGGTCGAGACGGCGCTGACCGACTCGGGTAGAACAATTCAGCACGTCGGCCGCCGC from Candidatus Obscuribacterales bacterium harbors:
- a CDS encoding DUF6737 family protein — translated: MVLDPTSDSFNPWHLKPWWCQPWSIVLTGTGLIGGSWLLFHRVWLTGLVAIPLGVWMGFFVLVWPRLMRQYVAESAAQADLGTTQSPD